CCTATCTCTGTGACGATAACGATCAACAAAAGCAACTCTCCGTCGGCTGGCCCAAGCGCGCGATGACGTCACTTTCCAAAATGGGAGCCGCGGCGTGCAAAATGGCGGCGCCCACGCGACGCACATCCAAGATGGCGCCGCCCACGGGTGGGAGGAGGAGCCCGGCTCCCAAGATGGCCGCCCTCCTAGCTCCGAGCTGCTGGCGAGCCGGCTCCAAGATGGCCGCCCTCAGAAGCGTCCGGCTGGCCCTGGGAGGCGTCCGGTTTTACAACGCTCGGCCGCTGAGGCGGCGGCTCGGAGGGGTTTACCGGCCGGACCCCGAGAACTCTCGTACGCCGGCCTGGCAGCTGACGGCCGCCTACGAAGCGAAGGTGTACGGGCGCCATGGATCAGCCTCCGGGGTCGACCCGGCCGGACTCTGGCCCAGCCCGGAGAAGCTCCGGGACATGGAGGCCGAGGAGAAGGCCTGGTACCCGTCTCTGAGGGAGATGCAGGAGCGGCTGGACGCCAAGGAGCAGAGAGCCGAAGCCAAGCGGCGGGCGAGGTGAGAGGGGCTGCGGCCGAGGGCGCCCTGCTCCCCCCGGGTGGGGTCGGATAATATGGATAATATCGCTTAAGCCTTAAAGGATGGAAATAGTTCTATCGACGATTGGTTTAATTGATTCATgcgacttttaaaaataatctttattgcatATTAAAAATTTTCAAACATATATTAAACATTACATCCAAAGCttcaaaactaaaaagaaaaaaaatacagaaagagtaaaaatatgaaaaaagaaaaaagaaattgatCAAGTACGCAAAGTTATTCAAAGGATACAAACGGAAATTTGATTACAGTATTCTATACTCCCAAGTTTCCAGAAAGAAATTACATTTATActccatcttttctttctttctttctttctttctttctttctttctttctttctttctttctttctttgcagtcgCTTTCTGCAAAGACGTGATTCATGCGACTTATGCCAGggtgtttttgcttgtttgttcttttttattacgttattgttctttttctataatttttattaaattttctgttttacattttagaatgttCATTCAAACAACCTTAGcatatcaatgacttcctttcctctctttccatggttcattttacaaaacataaatccctgcatattttatataaactaaaccatttggTATTCCATTAttaacatccatcaaaacttatttatgctgctgaatttatcttaacgctgcccacgttttcaaataaACACAGCTTTCCTCCATATATCCTGTTACGTTATTGCACTTTGTTGCTTTGTAAAAGCCGCTTTGGTATTCATTTGGGTGAAAATCAGCGTGGAAATGGAATAAATCAAAAGCAGCGAGCCGCCTacgagggttggactacatgacccttggggatccccTGCCAAGTCTGCAATTATAGGATTCTGTGAAACTTTGGCAGGATAGCAATAGAACAAGTAGATGTGTTTGTATTTTCACATATGACAGAGTAGAAGGGAGAAGATGGGTCATATAGGACAACTTGTATTGTATTGTCACCAGAATTGGTGAAGCCATGAGAGAGGGCCAGTGCAAAAAATTTGCAAAAGTACAGGTGGCAGCACACATACTACAAAAACTATTGTATATATACAAtagagggaaaggagagggagagagcttcACAATTTTTATcatacttagggttgccatattcccccaaagtgaaaatcaggacaaaattgttgagcttgctttggggggagggggcgtcAAAGTTTTCAAAGTTGGGTGCCATTTCACTGACCGAAAATCCAAACATATGGCAGCCCAATTATGCATTATCTTCTTCCAAAAATATTGCAGAAAGCTGAGTATATTAGCGCTATTGCTAAACTATCCTCCAGGTTGGTAAAGCTGACGCAAATGGAAGTAGCCCAGGAGGGTGTCTCAAACTTAAGTGGCTAGACTAGAGAACAATAGGTAAGATTTGATATTGTAACGCGCATGGGAATAATATGAAATGTGCCTTCTAAGACTGGTTGTTGTAGGTAAGAAGAGGAACAGTATATACTTATTTACACAGGGCACAGCTGCTTACCTTTCTGTAAGGTGTCTTGGCAGTCAGTAAACAAAAATGTCCTTTTGGAAAGACATGAATTGTACGCTGAGGAAATGGGTCTCTGTGGTTTCTCGCAATGATAGACAACAGGAAATCTGATGTGGAAGGTACCACCCAGGCCACCTTTTAACTGGAAGGTGACACCAGccttctgcctgcctgctcccaGTCCAGACCACACTGTGTCAGAAGTGGAGACAAAGGGCATTGCAAAAGACAAGACACTCAAAAGTATGCTGGGCCAGATATATTGTTGGTGTAGCCTTCAGCTGGTGCTAATTTCCCTTTCAATTCTGAGGACATTTAGAAGGAAAAGATTGATTTTGCTCACTTCCCTCAGTTGTTTCCTAATTATGCAGGTGACTTGTAGGCAGGCTTCAACAATTACATTTGCCCTAGCAAATATGGCATGGTCTCCTCTTGAACGCTGAGCAACGAGCCTTCCTCCCAACTTTGGTGTGCAGGGATCATCCTGGCAACTTCATGACAAGTCCTATCCCTTACTAAGGTTGAAAGGGAGGCTGGAGGTGCTAAGCCCTTGCAGCACCTTGGTCCTACAGGGTTAACCCAGCAAGCCGCCATCATTTTCAGATTGGTGGCAAGAGCTTCTGTGGCCGCACTCTGAGCTTGGCATAGCAGCTCTGACCCCATAGCTGACTGAAGTCAGAATACTCCCTGCCAGTCTGCCTGAAGGGTAGAGGGAGCTTCCTTTGctcttgggtaaaggtaaagggacccctgaccattaggtccagtcgtgaccgactctggggttgcggcgctcatctcactttattggccgagggagccagtgtacagcttccgggtcatgtggccagcatgactaagccgcttctggcgaaccagagcagcgcacggaaacgccgtttactttcccgccggagcggtacctatttatctacttgcactttgatgtgctttcgaactgctaggttggcaggagcagggaccgagcaacgggagctcaccccgtcgcggggattcgaaccgccgaccttctgattggcaagtcctaggctctgtggtttaacccacagcgccacccgcgtccctttgctgTTGGGTAGAGGCACTTTTTTCCATCAAGCCAGCAGAGGGGAAGGCTCTGATGACCACAGTTTTTGTCTTCACTTGCAACGCTGGCCAAAAATTGTAGACCCTTGCTTTTAGGCTGGTTCCACATTTTCACTCACTGTGATCAGTATGCTGCTGCCCTCTGGTGAGCATTGTGAGTCTTAGCTGCTGCTACCTTGAccttggggaaggaggtgggaattgtcctcacagtggccgcAAGATGATCCCCTCTACTCCAAGGCTGAGGTCCTTTGGGCGCTGAATTGCCAATCCACTTGGGGCATCTGGCCAATGCAGGTTGGAACAGAGAACAACTTAGCTTCCTTTCCATTGGACGCCTGAGGCCAAGGAACATCATCTTGGTGATTACCAGGGCCAGTCAAAATTAAGGACATCTGCTGGCGTAATTCTCTCCCTCCAAAGGCAAACCTTTGGACCTATTTGGGATGGGAATTGGAGACTGTATTTCAGTGGTTCTGTTCCTACAGGTGGACTGGTTCCATAACATGCTAGGGAACTGTTGCTCTGCCATGGCACTGGTAGTATGAAGTTCTGCCAGTATGAAGTTtatatctccccctcccccaaatgctcTTTAACATTTATGTTATGCTTCTGAGCGAGGATTTAGGACTGGCTACCATCCTTTTGACTGAATTCAGGTAGGATACCGGAAGTTCTGAACAAGTATCTAATGTCAGTGGGTAAGGGCTAAAAATTGACTCACAGTCCAGATAAATTGGAAGTCCCATTGGTAGGTGGCTTGTCTGAACAGGGAGGTAACAGTCAACCTGTTCCACTCTTGGTTAAGGGCCAGTTTGCCCCATGGAGCGCTGTTACATATGGTTCTCACACTAAATGCACAGGTGGCACATGCAACGTAATGCACATTCGCCTGGCACCACCTGCAGTCCCTTCCAGATAGAGAGGCTGGCCACTAGTAAcaatttatgttgcattttaagaCTCCTCTGAAATTTCAACTGGTGCAAAGAACACGACAGTTAGACTTCCTGGAAGCAGGGTCAGTCAGAATCCCTCTCAGTTATTTTAAAACAGTGTCAGTGGATTCTGGTTCATTTCTGGGGTCAACTCAAAAGTGCTGATTTTAGCCTATAAAGCCCTGTTAGGTTTGGGACCTGGGTATTGAAACAACAGTAGCAACAATCTGCTCTGTACGAAtattaagaataagaatacagtggtacctcaggttacatatgcttcaggttacatacgcttcaggttacagactccactaacccagaaatagtgcttcaggttaagaactttgcttcaggatgagaacagaaatcgtgctccagcggcgcggcggcagcaggaggccccattagctaaagtggtgcttcaagttaagaacagtttcaggttaagtacggacctctggaacgaattaagtacttaatctgaggcaccactgtacctttattgtcaatgtacaacctgtgtacaatgaaattaaccgagcctccccccccccaacactcagTCTcactgcactctgtgtgcttgtcgcacaacacaccaaccccaaaagtcagttgcactatattattttccgttcagcagcctaatagcccatggatagaaacgtttttttagcctgttggtacaactgattatacttctatatctcctgcccaagggtagaagattaaagaggtgctggccggggtgtgaattgtccctgagaatttttcttgctctcctaaggcatcgatcccttgcgatgtcatctagcaagctcaggggacagcccatgataacATGTGCTgcgttcaccaccctctgtaaagactttctgcccgtggctgtcaagccaacgtactATAccgtgatacaatatgagaggacactttctattgtggaccggtagaacgaggtcatcaattgttgtttaacattgttctttcgcaagaccctgaggaaatggagtctctgttgggccttcctaaccacctgagttatattgtttttccaagtgaggtcttcactaaggtctTCActtcccaggaatttaaaggaagagactctctccacacatacacacacacacagatatacaaCAGGGTTagttcccttctcttcctccgaaagtccaacaccatctcctttgtcttgctaatatttaggtgcaagttattctctaggcaccatgtagatactttttgaacctccccctgtacgctgattcatctccacctgtaattagacccgttatggtagtatcatctgcaaacttaataattgcattAGATGGATCAGATGAAAATTGCCCACACATTAAGATCATCCTCAAGAGGTTCTGCTCCAGTTGCCTCTGCCTTTGAACATATGGTGACTGGGAAAGAACCTTATTTATTGAGGTGTTCCAGCCTTGTAATGCTGTCCCAGGATGGCTCACCTGGTGCTTACCTTGTGTGAGTTCAGTTGCTGGGTTCAAACTATTCTAGTTgtcagggtttttttaattaaaaaaaaatagtcacATTGACATACTTCTTGCTGTTGCTCCTGCTGCTTTATTGTGCCTTTATTACTGAGttatttatattttcatttttttaaacttaatgctttcagagttttttttaattgaaatgtgAGGATTGAGTCATTTTAAATCAAAGAATGTGGCATGTCTTGAAGTATTCAAAGGGAGCCTGTATCTCTTTTTTCCAGCTTGTTGAGGAGTCTGCAGGTGTTTGATCTTCTGCTTTTGCTCTCTTCACAGAGAGGAGCACATTGCTGCCCAAATGGCCAAGATGCCAGAGATGATTGCAAACTGGTTGCGGGAAAAGGAGGAGCGCAAGACCAAAGAGCGTGAAGAGAAGGAGCGGCGGCAGATGCTACTGGCTGAAGCCCGTGAGCGCTTTGGTTACAACCTGGATCACCGCAGTGCTCAGTTCCAAGAGATGGTGCAAGAGATGGAGAAGGCTAGAAAGAAGGAAGCGAAGCTGCAGAAGAAGCAGCGAAGAGAGGAGGCTCTGGCCAAAAAAGCAATGCAAAGCGCACCTGTTGCCTCAATCCCAGACAAAGAAGGGGAGGTGGTTGCAGCAGACGCATCACATCAGGTCACATAGTCTGTTGGGGCTCTGAAAATGCAGACTCTGGACTGTGCATTGAGTTAACCTGGTGCAGAGGCCCAGTAAGCACATCTCTTGCAACCCTTGATCCTGCCTGAAGGTCATTTCCCAACTTTCTGACCACCGATGAGAGAATATTCAGGTGTTCTCTCCCTATCTCTCCAAAATGATCACCAAAAATGGATTTGGAGTAGCAAATACCTTTGCtgctaatgcttctgaattccttgTTGATGGATCCTGAGGGTGATGATGTCAAACTTTGACTTCTATCTTTCCAGTGCAGTAAACTACCCTCACTTACTAGCTGGCTGATGTGTGCAGTCACAGACAAATAAATGTACGTGGTATTTTTAACCTTGGTCTTCTATTTTAAATTTAACAGACTAATAACAGGAGAAAGAGCCCCAAACCTGCCAAGCCCACCATGTTGTCTATTTATGTTTGTATTTTGCCCTTCCTTCAAAGAGCACAGAGTGTTATCCTTGCAACAAAGCTGGAGAGGTGGGCCAACCTGTGGTTTCTTCCAAGGCCActcagtgaccttcatggctagGCAGGGACTTGAAGCTCTGGGTCTTTGTTTAAACCCAATTCCAGCTCCTGTGTCTTGATTAGTTGCTGTGTGTCCACCTTTTGAAGGGAGGCAAGAAAGTTGGCACTTCTTATGGGGCAAACGTGTCCTGCTACAAGCACACACAAACTTCAGTTGTCAATAGAACAAGTGAAGTTAGAGCTTCTCCCCATCTTATTTTAGCAGCTACTTTAAATAGCACTTGTGTGCTTATTTATAGTACCAGAGTATTCATGAGCAACAAGTCACAgtgattttcttcttccttcagtGTCTAAAACCATAAAGCAGGCAGCATTATTTGAACATATAAATAGGTGATGTGAAACATCATGTATTTCTGACAGCCCCAGCTTGCAAATGAGcactaataatttattaattgcttTGTTTGCATATTTTGACACCCAGTCATTCCAGACCCCAATAAACAGCTTGTGGGATTTGACATTATCAGCTGGGCCCTGCAGTGCTATGAACTATCATCAAATGTGCAAACTTAATGGGTTCTGCTTCATTTTGTGTTGGGTAAGTCTTGCTTCAAATAGGATCTGTTTCGCTCCTGAGCTCTTGTTGTGGAGTCCGCAACTGTACTCGGTTTGATGCGATTATGTTTCGACAGGCAAGGAGCAAATCCCACTCGGAACTTTTCGGTTGACCTCTGCTGAAACCAGGGACAATTTACATGAATGGCTGGGAAAGGACTGATATGACTGCAAACCTCTGTCTGCAGAGAAGCAGAGGGTGTATTGTCATGTACAGCTATAGTAGTAGCATCAACAGTATCCTGTAAAAAGAGGCCGGAGGCTGCCCTCTCCAAAGTGTTTAGCTGGAAAGGCCTATATGTTGGTCCCTTTTCCACAATGGACAGGCCAAGAGACGTTTGTAGCATGGTGATTGCTTCCCTCTAGTGGAACAATTGTAGATTCAGATCTATCGGACTTCCATTTTCAAAACAGCCTTCATTGGGAGCTGATCCCAAATGACTGAACAGAAAGCAGGGAAATGAAAGTGATACAGGCCTTTTAAAACTACAACCCTAGCATGCTTACCTAGAGTAAGTCTTAAAGAACTTGGAGGAAATTCTGAATAGACATTCAGAAGAGgttctaattttttaaaagttccttccttcctaaaaGTCCTTCAGAACTTTATTGGGCAGCTAGAATTTAAAGGGGGGACAGGTACACATAAGATCATCTAAAAGTATGTGGAGGAGCACATACATGTTCAGCTCTCAGTTTTTCCCATGACAAATTTGAGATGCTCTTGACACAGTAATCACCACATGGCCATCCATATACAGTTGCGAACTAACCTCCAGCTTTACGTCGACCAGTTAAGCTGCTGCTCCTTTTTGGGGCTGATAAATGCCTTACCTTTTAACCCTGGATTTTTGTTAAATTAAAGCAAAACACcttatataaattatttttattttacatacaTTTGTCAGAATTAATCAATCACCCAGTGCTGGCACCTAAATTTCTACATAAAGTTTTAAAGACCAAACTAtgttaataattaaaaaaatttaaaaaacaaaaaaactcccaCCCTTCCCTATCCAGTTAGTAGTAGCGACAGGGTTTTGTATGTGTCTGTTTTTCCTTACTTGAGGTGCACTCGAGCTTAAGAAGCAGTGGCGAACTTCTCTTGCTAGCGATTCTTTTCTTGGTTAGCATTTTGCTTCGGTTGACTCCCGTGCGGTGTCTACGTTTagcatattttcatttttttaacgtCAACTCTCAAAACAACctactcccccccacacacaactgAGTGCCCATAGTGAAAGGCCCAAGTCATAGGCCCACCAGTGTTAACTTATCTACACACGATCATGTATGATGTGGGAAGCATCTTAACTGCAATGTGTATGTAATTAATGAAAAGCAAGAAGGCAATGCAAAAATTCTCGTAAGGAAAGGGATGGCAAGAGATAAAACATTTGACCCACTCCTGCAGATTAAAAGTTGAGTTACGTGTTCAGTGGCAAACCTTGCAGGGCTCTCTCAAGCACATGTCGGACCTATGCTCCTGTGAGTATGGGACAGAGTTGGTCACGGATCACATGGGGAATTTGCAGGAAGTGCCACGTTCTGGACTAAGGTACAGATCACAAGCTTGCCCAAAGAGAAGGGACACAGATACATGTgcgtgcatttttttttaaaaaaaaaacactataTCCTGTTTCTATGGAGCACAGCACATAAGGCAGAGAACAGCTAAGGCAAGGCCTGTCATTCTAGACGTTTACTCTGCAACACAGATGAGGTAGAGTTAATTTCATGCCAGTCCTCTTAACATCTGCTCTAAAAGTCTCACAAGGACAACACTGTTTGCGACCCTTCTTTTGTTCTTAGCAGCACCCCTGCATTTTCCATATGATTAGGGTATGGTGGAATAGTTTAGCTGCTGCTATAGCATAAGCTTCAGTATATTCACATTCTATCTCAGGGGTGGGCCTGTGCTGTTCCAAGTTAGGACAAGGCTCCCTACCACACGGCACAGGACTGTTCTTTATCCAGTTAGTAGCATTTTAGAACCATTTaatcgtagagttgaaagggaccgccGAAgctcatctcatccaaccccctgcaatgcaggaatctcagctaaggcatccatgacagatggcccccccaacctctgcttaaaagccctcAAGGAAGGTGAATCCACCACCTCTTGCGGGcgtcagttccactgtcaaacagctcttactgtcagaaatttcttcctgatatttaatcagaatctcctttttgtaacttgaatccattggttcaagtcccgCCCCTTGAGAACAGGAGAAAAGGAGCTTGCTGTATTAAGCCTTAATCTTCCTTAACCAGGCTCATGAATTGGGGTGTGCAGGTGCCCAATCTTTTATAAGTACGTAAAAGCAACCTGCAGGATccagccaatgacccatctagtccaggatcctgttcccacagtggccaataagATGCTGgtaggaaacccgcaagcagaatTCAAGCACAAAAACACTCTTCCCTTCTGTTAGTGATGTGTTGCTACGTTTGACTTAATGCATTCTCTCCATGAAAATAGGAGTGGAGAAGAGAGCCAATGAGAGTAGCAAGAGAGTAAGTCAGCAAGCCACTGCCTCCCTCCATAGCAAAGAATTTTCCACAAGATCAGTCTGTAGATGAACGGTGACCATGCAAAGGGGGTGCATGAAGCTGTTGCTGCttttatgctctgcctccacgcatgcaaatttaaaaaatattttaccaAGTGCTCATGATATGAGCAACACTAAATCATGTGGATCTAATACTGATCCTCTCACATGGGTTTAACACGCATCTCTAATGAGCAACCCTGAGTAAAAAGTATGGCAGAAGAGTTCTGGGTAGACAGGGTTACCAATGCAGATGTGATCTGCCCCCTTCTACAGAACACATAAGTGCTACCTACCATAGAAAAAATTAGAATGCAAAGTGGTTGCGTTTTTATTCCCCATTTCGGTGAATCCGTAGAACTCGTTACTAGAGGCCAATTCAATAACCACATTGAAAGGAAGACAATTTCAGATGGTAGGCCCATCAGCTGCTTTTAACCAGCATGATCAGCAATGAACATAAACACATGGGCAGCAGTGAAACTTGAATGATAGAAGAGATCGCATTGCCCCGCAGCTGTTTCCAAAGTAAACAGTCCAGTTATTACTTAGAGGTGGTTTCACTTAAAATATTTACCCACCCTCGTGTAGGACATGAATGACTGGCTGATACCCTAATTCAAGAAACTGCTAAAATCACCTCCTTATTCCTTTCCAACATTTGAAAACTGTCCTTAAATGGAGAATGATCAAATCAGTACCAAAAAGTTGTTTGCACTTTTGAAAACGAGAAGGCCACAGCAGAATGTTGAGATAAACCCAGTTTCTAAGCCAAAGTTGGAAGTCTTGGCTAGGCGACTGAAACTTTCAGGTTCAACACCAATGTGAAATGAAAGGCCACCGGATGCAGGTTCCAGGGTGCTGTGGCTTGCTGAGTTAAAGATCAGGGACCAAGAAGGAAAGGGGATTAGGATTTGCCAACGAAACAGGAGATAGTAAACCAAAAAAGGAAGGTGGAGGGTACTCCACCTTCAGGTTATTTCCAAGTCTTGATTTGATtgttggaggaggggggagacatTAACCTTCATTTGTAGGACCTTGAGAGAGGAGGCTGATTAATGAAGATGAGGTCCTCCTTTCAGCTTCATTGATTAGCAAGCAATTATTTCCCCAGCTACTCCCTGGTCTTGGAAGTCAAAATTCTGATGGGTAAAGCCTTGTCCATTCCCACACACCAAGTATCAAGCACTAGATTGGTAGCCAAGCAGCACAACAGGTGACGACAACACGTTCCTTCCAAACACACCCGCCCGAGGAAGGAGGGATCATCCCAAGACCTTGTACTTTGGCAGGTTCCCTCTTTGGTCTAGGTGCTCCTGAGAGCAACAGTTCACCTCCTCTTTCGAGAAAGAAGGCAGGAAACACACCATTCCCTAGGAAGGGCTGTCTCCAACTGCACCATTTTCTTCCTGGCAGGCCTTGAGTTTGGACAATACAGCATGTATCCGGAAGAGAGTGCGTGACTCCATTGAATAATTCTTGTAGTTGTTCCTGTAGGGAGAGGCAATCAGCAGGTGTTATATCCTGGAATGTGTCTATTCTACTCATTGTATTTAACAGCCTCCCAAGGTATGTGCATCTCAGTAGCCAACCAATGAAATGATGGTAATTTGGTTTCGGGATCATATGGGATCAAAGATCTGGCTCAGTACAAAGCAGCTTCATGTTTTGCCTTACTGGTTCTAAGATCTTATTGCCCAGAATGCAGTTTCAATGGTTGGGTTAGGGGAAAGGATGAGTGGCTGAACTGGCAACCTTTATTCCTTAACCTCCATGGGGTTAATAAATCTTACAGGATtccatatacaggtgaaactcgaaaaattagaatatcgtggaaaagttcatttatttcagcaattcaacttaaaaggtgaaactaatatatgagatagactcatgacatgcaaagtgagatatgccaagcctttatttgttatatagtggtacctcgggttaagaacttaattcgttctggaggtctgttcttaacctgaaactggttcttaacctgaagcaccactttagctaatggggcctcccgctgctgccgcgccgccggagcacgatttctgttctcatcctgaagcaaagttcttaacccaaggtactatttctgggttagcggagtctgtaacctgaagcgtctgtaacctgaagcgtctgtaacctgaggtaccactgtaattgtgatgattatggcatacagctgatgaaaaccctaaattaacaatctcagaaaattagaatattgggaaaaggtgcagtagctattcaatccacgatattctaatttttcaagtttcacctgtacattACAAGGTAGCAAGAGCTTCCAAGGAAGCTTTTGCTCTCTTCCTTAAAAGCCAAGCATTGTGGAATAAACTGGGGGCTCACTTACTTCGCCCGACGAAGCAGCTGCACAGCCTCTTCATTACGGCCTTGTGCCACATAGAGGAGACTCAACTCCAGCAGTGCATTGGGTACCAAGTAGTGATCATACCGGATCCTCTTCTCACTGCAGACAGGGAGGCAAACATGTGCATGAAAAGCGGCTGGGTTTCGGATGAAGGTCTACTTAGTcttgatttatttgatttattgaatttatatactgccctatacccggaggtctcagggcggttcacagaataaaatcaagatataaaaccacaaaatacataacaaaaataaaaacaatagccCCCCCGCAAAAGACAGTTTTAAAAGGGCACGGGATGTAAATCAgtccaaccaaaggcctggttaaaaaggaatgtttttgcctggcacctaaaggtgtataatgaaggcgccaggcaaacttccctggggagagcattccacagatggggagccactgcagagaaggccctgttctcgtgttgccaccctctggacctctcgaggaggaggcacacaaaggaaggTCTCATAAGATGATATCAGGGTCTGGGCAGGTTGATATGGAAAGAGGTATTGGAATGGAATGAACATATATGAACTAATAAGAGGTGGAACACAAATGGGAACCAGATGGTTGTGTTTGCAGAGGATTGTAGGTAGAATGGGAAGCAACTTACTCCTTGAGAAGCATCTATTTACTTTCAGCCATCCAAAGGGTGGTGAGGCCTGAGGGAGGAAGCATGAAGCCCTCTTTCTGTGCCAGGCAGAATGATCCTTACCTTGGGAGAGGCCCAGCTCATTAAAGAAAAACCCATATTCTCCTCCAAATAGACTGGAAACTCTTCGGAATCTCACCTGCCATGGACAGCACTGAAGCAAGCCTCTGCTTCAGCCGAACTGTGCAAGTGCTTCAGAACCAGGCCTTTGAGAAGTAGCACAAGA
This portion of the Podarcis raffonei isolate rPodRaf1 chromosome 17, rPodRaf1.pri, whole genome shotgun sequence genome encodes:
- the GADD45GIP1 gene encoding growth arrest and DNA damage-inducible proteins-interacting protein 1, with the protein product MAAPTRRTSKMAPPTGGRRSPAPKMAALLAPSCWRAGSKMAALRSVRLALGGVRFYNARPLRRRLGGVYRPDPENSRTPAWQLTAAYEAKVYGRHGSASGVDPAGLWPSPEKLRDMEAEEKAWYPSLREMQERLDAKEQRAEAKRRAREEHIAAQMAKMPEMIANWLREKEERKTKEREEKERRQMLLAEARERFGYNLDHRSAQFQEMVQEMEKARKKEAKLQKKQRREEALAKKAMQSAPVASIPDKEGEVVAADASHQVT